Proteins from a genomic interval of Flammeovirgaceae bacterium SG7u.111:
- a CDS encoding cob(I)yrinic acid a,c-diamide adenosyltransferase has product MKVYTRKGDKGMTGVFGGKRERKDSARIECNGTLDEANCTIGMLRAKLGPDHEWQTGLHKIQKDLMDMMSHLARPSDSNKENKNDKPVDGPEFCEKWIDELEAGMGEPSDYFILPGGNEVSALCHLCRTQIRRGERRLVTLAFEDPDCVEEYIVAYVNRLSDLFFIMARAEMDKVGVAEEKWKLFLYKRFRNSKA; this is encoded by the coding sequence ATGAAAGTATATACAAGAAAAGGCGACAAAGGCATGACCGGTGTTTTTGGCGGTAAAAGGGAAAGAAAAGATTCTGCCCGCATAGAATGTAATGGTACACTCGACGAGGCAAACTGCACCATAGGGATGTTGAGGGCAAAGCTTGGCCCTGACCATGAGTGGCAAACCGGCTTGCACAAAATCCAAAAAGATCTGATGGACATGATGTCCCACCTCGCCAGGCCTTCCGACTCAAACAAAGAAAACAAAAACGACAAGCCAGTAGATGGTCCTGAGTTTTGTGAGAAATGGATAGACGAGCTAGAAGCAGGCATGGGCGAACCTTCCGATTATTTTATTTTACCTGGGGGCAATGAAGTTTCAGCCTTGTGCCACCTTTGCCGCACCCAGATCAGGCGTGGAGAACGAAGGTTGGTGACCCTCGCTTTCGAAGATCCCGACTGCGTAGAAGAATACATTGTTGCGTATGTCAACCGACTTTCAGATTTGTTTTTCATCATGGCAAGGGCGGAAATGGACAAAGTGGGCGTAGCCGAAGAAAAATGGAAACTCTTCCTTTACAAGCGATTTAGGAACAGCAAGGCGTAG
- a CDS encoding phosphoribosylanthranilate isomerase, with product MERRIKLKVCGLKIEENLSKVVALAPDYIGFIFYEKSSRFVGNLSPEFARSLPASIKRTGVFVNASSDFIKTKTIGYGLKAIQLHGTETPSFCEELKNILPPQTELIKAFSMGDTFDFSSLSPYLPCCDFFLFDTKGKHPGGNGVIFDWSLLKEYPYDKPFFLSGGIGLEHAGSIKEISLPQIHAVDINSKFEIAPGLKNIEDLAQFDKVLY from the coding sequence GTGGAAAGAAGAATTAAACTTAAAGTTTGTGGGCTAAAAATCGAGGAAAACCTCTCAAAAGTAGTAGCATTGGCTCCTGATTATATTGGCTTTATATTTTACGAGAAATCGTCACGTTTTGTAGGAAACCTTTCCCCCGAGTTTGCACGCTCATTACCTGCTTCAATCAAGAGAACAGGTGTTTTTGTAAATGCTTCATCAGATTTTATTAAGACTAAAACAATTGGGTATGGTCTAAAAGCTATCCAGCTTCATGGAACAGAAACTCCATCTTTTTGCGAAGAATTAAAAAACATTCTCCCTCCACAAACCGAATTAATTAAAGCTTTCAGCATGGGCGATACCTTTGACTTTTCATCGCTGTCACCCTATTTGCCATGTTGCGATTTCTTTTTGTTTGATACCAAAGGAAAGCACCCTGGTGGTAACGGGGTGATATTCGATTGGAGTTTGCTAAAAGAGTATCCATACGATAAGCCATTTTTCTTAAGCGGGGGAATAGGTCTAGAGCATGCAGGTTCGATCAAGGAAATATCCTTACCACAGATACATGCTGTAGATATAAATAGTAAATTTGAAATTGCTCCTGGGCTTAAAAATATAGAGGATTTAGCCCAATTTGATAAGGTTTTGTATTGA
- a CDS encoding MFS transporter produces MNQPSETAAMPLNDKKTINAWCSYDWSNSVYNLTITAAIFPVYYSATTREAFGGDMLNFFGLEIKNTVLYTYAISFSFLIIVFLSPILSGIADYSGRKKFFMRLFTYTGSLACLALYFFHGGNIEYGITCAVLASVGYAGALVFYNAFLPEIATPDRLDRVSAKGFSMGYIGSVILLVANLVLIMNYEAFGIASTGEATRLAFLQVGIWWFLFSHIAFKYLKDRPTGNKLSKKVIGKGFEELTEVLAQLRSRHVSIRFLTAFFFYSMGVQTVMLLAPLFAEAEINMQSDKLIMVVLLLQIVAVLGAYVFAFISEKKGNKFSLMLAVLIWMGVCVGGYLLQEEYQFFILAAVLGFVMGGVQSLSRSTYSKLIPETSKDTASFFSFYDITEKVAIVIGTFSYGFIEQLTGSMRNSLLAMIIFFILGAAFLATANMGFMRKGAKAVV; encoded by the coding sequence GTGAACCAACCCTCTGAAACTGCGGCAATGCCACTCAACGATAAGAAAACCATAAACGCGTGGTGTTCTTACGATTGGTCCAATTCGGTATACAACCTTACTATCACCGCGGCAATCTTCCCCGTTTATTATAGCGCAACTACCAGGGAAGCCTTTGGTGGGGATATGCTCAATTTCTTTGGTTTGGAGATTAAAAACACGGTGCTCTATACCTATGCCATTTCTTTCTCCTTCCTCATCATCGTTTTCTTATCGCCCATTCTTTCGGGCATAGCCGATTATAGTGGAAGGAAAAAGTTTTTCATGCGGCTTTTTACCTACACAGGTTCATTGGCTTGCTTGGCGCTTTATTTTTTCCACGGGGGGAATATCGAATATGGTATCACCTGTGCTGTGCTTGCTAGTGTGGGCTATGCCGGTGCATTGGTGTTCTACAATGCCTTTCTGCCTGAAATAGCTACTCCAGATCGACTTGATAGGGTTAGTGCCAAGGGCTTTTCCATGGGCTACATCGGTAGCGTAATTTTGTTGGTAGCCAATTTGGTCTTGATCATGAATTATGAAGCGTTTGGGATAGCGAGTACGGGTGAGGCTACTCGCTTGGCTTTCTTACAAGTAGGCATTTGGTGGTTTTTGTTTTCCCACATTGCTTTTAAGTATCTGAAAGACAGACCAACGGGGAATAAACTTTCCAAAAAAGTAATAGGCAAAGGCTTTGAAGAGCTTACAGAAGTACTGGCTCAGCTCAGAAGCCGACATGTTTCCATCCGTTTTCTTACCGCCTTTTTCTTCTACAGCATGGGTGTACAAACCGTTATGTTGCTCGCTCCACTTTTTGCCGAAGCCGAAATAAATATGCAAAGTGACAAGCTCATTATGGTGGTCTTGCTCTTGCAAATAGTAGCCGTGCTAGGGGCGTATGTTTTTGCTTTTATTTCTGAGAAAAAAGGCAACAAATTTTCCCTGATGCTCGCCGTGTTGATTTGGATGGGCGTTTGTGTAGGAGGATATCTACTCCAAGAGGAATACCAATTTTTCATATTGGCAGCTGTGCTAGGTTTTGTGATGGGAGGGGTACAATCACTTTCCCGCTCCACCTACTCCAAGCTTATCCCCGAAACCTCCAAAGACACCGCCTCTTTCTTTAGCTTCTACGACATCACCGAAAAAGTAGCCATCGTCATCGGTACCTTCTCCTACGGCTTCATAGAACAACTCACAGGCAGCATGCGTAACAGCCTCTTAGCCATGATCATCTTCTTTATCCTCGGGGCAGCCTTCTTGGCAACAGCCAACATGGGCTTTATGAGGAAGGGGGCAAAAGCAGTTGTGTGA
- a CDS encoding dihydrofolate reductase: protein MIISLIAAISENYVLGKDNKLVWSMPTDQEYYKKTVENHTIIMGRKTAESSDMFFSSVRNILITRDVNYEKEGFETFGDLKEAVDSCKEEEVFITGGEQIYRLALPLADRLYLTRIHHSFEGDSFFPKFDEAEWTLTSAKHCEPDELNPYPFTFEIWSRI, encoded by the coding sequence ATGATTATTTCACTTATAGCAGCTATTTCGGAAAATTATGTTTTGGGTAAAGACAACAAATTGGTTTGGTCTATGCCGACCGACCAAGAGTATTATAAGAAAACTGTCGAAAACCATACCATAATCATGGGTAGGAAAACTGCCGAATCGTCAGATATGTTTTTTTCAAGTGTGAGAAATATCCTTATTACTCGTGATGTAAACTATGAAAAGGAAGGTTTTGAGACTTTTGGCGACCTGAAAGAAGCCGTTGATAGTTGTAAGGAGGAAGAAGTGTTCATCACTGGAGGTGAACAAATTTACCGCTTAGCACTCCCTTTGGCAGATAGGCTGTACCTCACCCGCATCCATCATAGCTTTGAGGGAGATTCCTTTTTCCCCAAGTTTGACGAAGCCGAATGGACACTCACTTCAGCGAAGCACTGCGAGCCAGATGAGCTGAACCCTTATCCTTTTACTTTTGAAATTTGGTCAAGAATATAA
- the trpB gene encoding tryptophan synthase subunit beta, with amino-acid sequence MIEVSERGFYGDFGGAYIPEMLHPNIEELQAKYLEIINAPEFKEEFESLLKDYVGRPTPLYFAKRLSEHFGYNIYFKREDLCHTGAHKINNTVGQILLAKKLGKTRIIAETGAGQHGVATATVCALMGIKCAVYMGKIDVERQKPNVERMKMLGAEVIESVSGSMTLKDATNDALRDWISNPVDTHYIIGSVVGPHPFPDMVARFHSVISEEMKSQLLEKTGRDYPDYVLACVGGGSNAAGAFYHFTEDERVQLIGLEAAGLGVDSGESAATTMLGKEGVLHGSRSLVMQDDDGQVIEPYSISAGLDYPGIGPVHAYLYASGMAKYFPITDKEAMEAGFLCTRMEGIIPAVETSHALAYLAKLQAKKDDVVVVNLSGRGDKDMKTYIEWLSKEK; translated from the coding sequence ATGATAGAGGTTTCAGAAAGAGGGTTTTATGGGGATTTTGGAGGGGCTTATATTCCTGAGATGCTTCATCCGAACATCGAAGAGCTTCAAGCAAAATATCTCGAAATCATCAATGCTCCTGAGTTTAAAGAAGAGTTTGAAAGTTTGCTAAAGGATTATGTTGGCAGGCCTACACCTCTTTATTTTGCCAAAAGGCTTTCCGAGCACTTTGGATATAATATTTACTTCAAAAGAGAAGACCTCTGCCATACAGGTGCACACAAAATAAATAACACCGTTGGGCAAATTTTACTTGCCAAAAAGTTGGGTAAGACGCGTATAATAGCTGAAACAGGTGCTGGTCAGCATGGAGTTGCCACTGCTACAGTTTGTGCCCTTATGGGGATCAAATGTGCGGTGTACATGGGCAAAATTGACGTGGAAAGGCAAAAGCCTAATGTGGAGAGAATGAAGATGCTAGGTGCAGAAGTGATAGAGTCGGTAAGTGGGAGCATGACATTGAAAGATGCTACTAACGATGCCCTTCGTGACTGGATAAGTAACCCTGTAGATACACACTACATCATTGGCTCAGTAGTAGGTCCTCATCCATTTCCCGACATGGTAGCTCGTTTTCATTCTGTTATCAGTGAAGAAATGAAAAGCCAGCTATTAGAGAAAACAGGCAGGGATTATCCTGACTATGTATTGGCTTGTGTAGGAGGTGGAAGTAACGCAGCAGGTGCATTTTATCATTTTACGGAAGATGAAAGAGTTCAGCTCATAGGGCTGGAAGCTGCAGGACTTGGCGTGGATAGTGGGGAGTCAGCAGCTACGACTATGCTGGGCAAAGAAGGAGTATTGCATGGAAGTCGTTCGTTAGTGATGCAAGATGATGATGGGCAAGTAATTGAGCCATATTCTATTTCCGCAGGGCTCGATTATCCGGGTATCGGTCCTGTACATGCTTATCTTTATGCATCGGGCATGGCGAAGTATTTCCCCATTACCGATAAAGAAGCAATGGAAGCTGGGTTTTTATGTACCCGAATGGAGGGTATCATTCCGGCAGTAGAGACAAGCCACGCTTTGGCATACCTTGCCAAGCTCCAAGCCAAAAAGGATGATGTAGTTGTAGTCAACCTTTCGGGTAGGGGAGATAAAGACATGAAAACCTATATTGAATGGCTTTCAAAAGAAAAATAA
- a CDS encoding Lrp/AsnC family transcriptional regulator has protein sequence MSSPIKLDQTDRKILTILQKHAKITNAQLSKDIDLSPAPTLERVKKLENSGIIESYHAKLNSHLLGLGISAFVKVSLKNYNKQNNDSFLKRIDLVDEVVECHSITGEANFLIKVVARDITSYEAILRDKVSSIEEIGKLDSMVIMSTVKDSKVVPV, from the coding sequence ATGAGTTCACCTATTAAGCTAGATCAAACTGACAGAAAAATACTCACAATTCTGCAGAAACATGCCAAGATAACGAATGCCCAGTTATCGAAAGATATTGATCTTTCTCCAGCCCCAACTCTTGAGCGCGTCAAGAAACTGGAGAACTCTGGGATCATCGAAAGCTATCATGCAAAATTGAATTCCCACTTACTTGGCCTTGGGATTTCTGCTTTTGTAAAAGTTAGTTTGAAAAACTACAACAAGCAGAACAATGATTCTTTTTTAAAAAGAATTGACTTGGTTGATGAAGTAGTAGAATGCCATAGCATTACTGGAGAAGCCAACTTCCTTATAAAGGTAGTAGCTCGGGACATTACTTCTTATGAAGCAATTTTGAGAGACAAAGTAAGCTCTATTGAGGAAATTGGAAAACTGGACTCAATGGTGATCATGTCTACGGTAAAAGACAGCAAAGTAGTTCCTGTTTAA
- a CDS encoding TonB-dependent receptor — MKTENLLLGYKKFTNLFLGLLLTGLVSLFPSSVSAQSRLVNGTVMSEDNLPIPGVNVLVKSTTIGVITNADGKFAINVPQGSTILVISHVGFTSQEVELGDDLQITLKEGGQLLDGVVVTANRTGAYIKDVPQRVEVISAKTIENTVAADLTDVLKKNAGVDVVQYPGMLSGVGIRGFRPQFSGLNQRTLLLIDGRPAAATNLALVDMNNVERVEVLKGPASALYGAQAMGGVINLITKKTRGKISGNAYGGYGSYNTFNFGGSVGGNITEKLDFDASMNYFNQNDDFKMGGGNVFRDAFGWDEATQHFRANDSTATVMDNRGDGETRAHTNYNKIAGALRLGYRLNSNWRIDVKGDMLIANDVNSPGDIADEDKYPGLKDVARNSYDVNVTGKLNQNNELSITGFIGTESSARYEVYESNWTTGEVDAIDPYKSADNTNDWKGFQVKNRTTFGKHLLTVGLDHNNASYTSERFAEDGTGIAPYNPNYAYISTGVYAQAQFNLLNDKLIAQLGARYEMVQYDFKKTDLIENEDRNQDINMFNPSLGLNYKLLPDLSLKATYGKGFTPASVFNVAGYSESSVWGKPGNVNITKGNPDLKNPESATVDLGFTYDGSAKNGFLLSATYFNTKFKNNALEEVTYPTGIELTPAGDTIASVTSYINADKSTLSGLEMNIAFDFGSLAANSYSLRVFANPVFILESKEIADHYGVSEPIETNMHNVAKENINFGIEFDNLKKISVGLTGRYVGNRYDRDWSSYSQYIEIEYPPFMTLDLRAGYRFTPSHEVVLQVANLTDENYYEKRGYNLMGRNFMAKYRFRF, encoded by the coding sequence ATGAAGACTGAAAATCTACTATTAGGTTATAAGAAATTTACCAACTTGTTTTTGGGCCTGTTACTGACTGGTTTGGTTAGTCTCTTTCCCAGTTCAGTATCGGCTCAGAGCAGGTTAGTCAATGGAACGGTGATGTCGGAAGACAATTTGCCTATTCCAGGTGTAAATGTATTGGTAAAGAGCACCACCATTGGTGTAATTACCAATGCAGATGGAAAATTTGCCATCAACGTGCCTCAAGGGTCAACGATATTGGTGATTAGCCATGTAGGCTTTACCAGCCAAGAAGTAGAACTGGGTGATGATTTGCAGATCACCCTCAAAGAAGGCGGGCAATTATTAGATGGGGTTGTGGTAACAGCCAACAGAACGGGAGCGTATATCAAAGATGTTCCCCAGCGTGTAGAAGTTATTTCTGCCAAAACCATTGAAAATACAGTAGCAGCTGACCTTACCGATGTGCTAAAGAAAAATGCAGGAGTAGATGTGGTACAGTACCCTGGTATGCTTTCTGGCGTAGGTATCCGTGGTTTCCGTCCTCAGTTTAGCGGGTTGAACCAGCGCACCTTACTCTTGATAGACGGAAGACCTGCCGCAGCAACCAACCTAGCCCTTGTAGACATGAACAATGTAGAGCGAGTAGAAGTCTTGAAAGGACCAGCTTCGGCGCTTTACGGCGCACAAGCAATGGGAGGTGTTATCAACCTTATTACCAAAAAAACGCGAGGTAAAATTAGTGGTAACGCCTATGGAGGGTACGGTTCGTACAATACCTTCAACTTTGGAGGAAGTGTTGGGGGAAATATTACTGAAAAACTCGATTTTGATGCGAGTATGAATTATTTCAACCAAAATGATGATTTCAAAATGGGTGGAGGAAATGTGTTCAGAGATGCTTTTGGCTGGGATGAAGCAACACAGCATTTCAGAGCAAATGATTCTACTGCAACAGTGATGGATAACCGTGGAGATGGAGAAACAAGAGCACATACGAACTATAATAAAATTGCTGGAGCACTTCGCCTTGGTTATCGGTTGAACAGCAACTGGAGGATAGATGTAAAGGGAGATATGTTGATAGCCAATGATGTGAACAGCCCTGGTGACATTGCCGATGAAGATAAATACCCCGGCTTGAAAGATGTTGCAAGAAATTCTTACGACGTGAATGTAACGGGTAAGCTAAATCAAAATAATGAACTGAGCATCACAGGGTTTATTGGTACGGAATCTTCAGCTCGGTACGAGGTTTATGAATCGAACTGGACTACAGGCGAAGTTGATGCGATAGATCCATACAAATCGGCAGATAATACCAACGATTGGAAAGGTTTTCAGGTGAAAAACAGGACTACTTTTGGCAAGCACTTGCTCACGGTAGGATTGGATCACAACAATGCTAGCTACACTTCAGAAAGATTTGCCGAAGACGGAACGGGTATTGCCCCTTACAATCCAAATTATGCTTATATCTCAACAGGCGTTTATGCACAGGCACAATTCAATTTGCTAAATGATAAACTGATTGCCCAACTGGGTGCGCGCTACGAAATGGTGCAATACGATTTCAAGAAGACAGACCTGATAGAGAATGAAGATAGGAATCAGGATATCAACATGTTTAACCCAAGTTTGGGCTTGAATTACAAACTACTACCTGATCTTAGCCTAAAAGCTACTTATGGAAAAGGCTTCACACCTGCTTCGGTATTCAATGTAGCTGGCTACAGCGAAAGCAGTGTATGGGGCAAGCCGGGTAATGTAAATATCACAAAAGGAAATCCCGATTTGAAAAATCCAGAAAGCGCCACCGTTGACCTTGGCTTTACCTATGACGGTTCTGCCAAAAATGGATTCCTATTAAGCGCTACTTATTTCAACACGAAGTTCAAAAACAATGCTTTGGAAGAAGTGACTTACCCAACTGGAATAGAATTGACCCCAGCGGGCGACACTATTGCATCGGTTACTTCTTACATCAATGCAGATAAAAGTACCTTGAGCGGATTGGAAATGAACATCGCATTTGACTTTGGTTCGTTGGCGGCAAATAGCTATTCTTTGAGAGTATTTGCCAACCCAGTATTTATCCTTGAATCGAAAGAGATTGCCGACCACTATGGCGTGAGCGAACCAATTGAGACAAACATGCACAACGTAGCCAAAGAGAACATCAACTTTGGGATAGAGTTCGATAATCTGAAGAAGATATCAGTAGGCTTAACGGGGCGCTATGTGGGCAACCGCTACGACCGTGATTGGAGTAGCTACAGCCAATACATAGAGATTGAATATCCTCCATTTATGACTCTCGATTTAAGAGCAGGCTACCGTTTCACACCTTCTCACGAAGTAGTGCTACAAGTAGCTAATCTTACCGATGAGAACTATTACGAGAAACGTGGCTACAACCTAATGGGAAGGAATTTCATGGCAAAATATCGTTTTAGGTTCTAA
- a CDS encoding M15 family metallopeptidase: MKKTLSLSLFMSILFLFSCKKEEKAGLVEETKTIEIDSAQVQETETASELNQDSLAYWKSIELLSDTALVDLKKLHPAFILDVKYATTDNFTKQVLYECEKCLLRKKPALALIEAAKFFEGEGYKVKLFDTYRPNFIQWKMWEIVSDPRYVADPAKGSMHNRGAAVDLSLTDTEGNELEMGSPYDFFGQVSHHAYQDLPKEVLERRIYLKESLAKFGFDPITSEWWHYSYRDGHYNILNESFECE; the protein is encoded by the coding sequence ATGAAAAAGACTCTCTCTCTCTCATTGTTCATGTCCATTCTTTTTCTTTTCTCTTGTAAGAAAGAAGAAAAAGCAGGCTTGGTAGAAGAAACAAAGACAATAGAAATTGATTCAGCCCAAGTGCAGGAAACCGAAACTGCTTCGGAACTCAACCAAGATTCCCTCGCCTATTGGAAGTCCATCGAACTACTTTCAGACACGGCATTGGTGGATTTGAAAAAGCTACATCCTGCCTTTATTCTCGATGTGAAATATGCCACTACCGATAACTTCACCAAGCAGGTATTGTACGAATGTGAGAAATGTTTGCTTCGCAAAAAACCAGCCCTTGCCCTTATAGAAGCGGCGAAATTTTTCGAAGGAGAAGGCTACAAGGTAAAGCTCTTTGATACGTACCGACCAAACTTTATCCAGTGGAAAATGTGGGAGATCGTATCCGATCCACGCTATGTGGCTGATCCCGCCAAAGGCTCCATGCACAACCGTGGTGCTGCCGTAGACCTAAGCCTGACCGACACAGAAGGAAACGAACTGGAAATGGGCTCGCCTTACGATTTCTTCGGGCAAGTCTCCCACCACGCCTACCAAGACCTGCCCAAAGAGGTGTTGGAAAGGAGAATCTATCTCAAAGAAAGTCTAGCAAAATTCGGCTTCGACCCCATCACCTCCGAATGGTGGCACTACTCCTACCGAGATGGGCATTACAATATTTTGAATGAATCTTTTGAGTGTGAGTAG
- a CDS encoding ABC transporter substrate-binding protein codes for MKLIHSTKLRTKKSEQMIGAGCAKAVFLILFLALITFSCQKDKTVVQEKLEAKKVTPKMEVKYATGFGVEYFEGYKLLHVFRPYRHKNDTVTYLLYPRGTEKPVGFEGVPSIQTPAKRIITLYSPHVAQVDFVNETSALVGISSAKYLVNEKVRKMIAEGKIAEVNNSGSLNAEIVLSLEADFIMASGTSSSEFDHFENIMQNGTPVVYQSGWMESSMLARAEWVKMVAALFDKEELANQKFDKIEKKYKDLVALAADVDYRPKVISGLPFKGVWYVGAGNTYAGKLLKDAGADWPWASDTSGVSLRLDIEAVYPHGLEADYWINIGYMGSKKEAMDVDSRFAEFKPVKNGNLYNNRKRISPYNEGNDYWESGTLNPHLVLSDMIKIFHPELLPDYELYYYKKLQ; via the coding sequence ATGAAATTAATTCATTCAACAAAACTCAGGACAAAAAAGTCCGAACAGATGATTGGTGCAGGGTGTGCCAAGGCTGTGTTTTTGATTCTTTTCTTAGCACTCATCACATTTTCTTGCCAAAAGGACAAAACTGTTGTTCAAGAAAAATTAGAAGCTAAAAAAGTTACTCCAAAAATGGAGGTCAAGTATGCTACAGGTTTTGGTGTAGAATATTTTGAGGGCTATAAGCTTTTGCATGTTTTCCGCCCGTATCGCCACAAAAACGATACAGTTACTTATTTGCTATACCCTCGAGGAACAGAAAAACCTGTTGGTTTTGAAGGGGTTCCAAGTATTCAAACTCCCGCCAAACGAATCATTACGCTTTATAGCCCCCATGTAGCTCAAGTAGATTTTGTAAATGAAACTTCTGCATTGGTAGGTATTTCAAGTGCCAAATACTTAGTGAACGAGAAGGTGAGAAAAATGATAGCTGAGGGGAAAATAGCTGAGGTGAATAATTCTGGCTCGCTCAATGCTGAAATAGTCTTGTCGTTAGAAGCAGATTTTATCATGGCTTCTGGTACCTCATCATCAGAATTTGATCACTTTGAAAACATAATGCAAAACGGAACACCCGTGGTTTACCAATCGGGCTGGATGGAAAGCAGTATGCTTGCCCGTGCCGAATGGGTGAAAATGGTTGCAGCCTTATTCGATAAGGAAGAGCTGGCCAATCAAAAGTTTGACAAGATCGAAAAGAAGTATAAAGACCTGGTTGCACTTGCTGCTGACGTAGATTATAGACCTAAAGTGATTTCAGGTTTGCCTTTCAAAGGAGTATGGTATGTTGGTGCTGGCAATACCTATGCAGGAAAGTTGCTGAAAGATGCGGGTGCGGACTGGCCTTGGGCTAGCGATACTTCGGGTGTGAGCTTAAGGCTCGATATAGAAGCGGTTTATCCTCACGGTCTTGAGGCCGATTACTGGATAAATATTGGCTATATGGGATCTAAGAAGGAAGCAATGGATGTAGATTCAAGGTTTGCAGAGTTCAAACCTGTAAAAAACGGTAATTTGTATAACAACCGTAAACGCATCAGTCCCTACAATGAAGGCAATGATTATTGGGAGTCTGGAACGCTCAACCCTCACTTGGTACTCAGCGATATGATCAAGATTTTCCACCCAGAATTACTGCCCGATTACGAATTGTACTACTACAAGAAACTTCAATAA